Within the Salinirubrum litoreum genome, the region TCAGTTACAGCGCGAACAGAACAGCGTCGTCTACGAACTCGAACGAGCGCTCGAAAGTCTCCCGACGGCCTGACCCCGGTCTACCAGACTTCGTCGAGGACGCGGAGGACGTTGCCGCCGAGCACCTTGCTGATCTCCTCGTCGGAGTAGCCGTTCTGCACCAACCAGCGAGGGATGTTGTTCCACGCCTCCGTCGGGTTCTCGAGTCCCTTCACGTAGGGGTTCTGCATCGTGCTCTCCGGCAGTTCGACGCCGTGGAACTCCGCCAGCACCTCCAGCAGCGACGTGTGGTCGCCGTAGAGCACGTCCGGCCCGAACGCGACGTGATCGATGCCCACGAGGTCGACGACGTACTCGAAGTGCTCCATGTAGGTCTCGATGTCCGGTAAGTGGGTCGACGAGAGGATTCCGATGACGCCGCCGGTGTCCGCGATGGCACGGAGCTCCTCGTCCGAGGACCCGCGTTGGCCCATCCCGCCGGTCTGGGCGAGTGCGTGGGTGTCGAAGATCGGCCGTTCGGTGACGTCACACACGTCGAGGGTCGTCTGCGGACTGGAGTGGCTGGTCGAGACGGCCATGCCGACCGCGTTCATCCGGTGGACCGCGTCGACGCCGAAGGCGGTGAGGCCGCCGTCGCGTTCGTAGATGTCGCCCTGTCCCGTCCCGAGTGAGTTGGACGCGTTGTACGTGATCCCCATACAGCGGACACCCATTCCGTAGAGGAGTTCGATCCGGTCGAGTTCGTTCTCGATCATCGCCGCCGACTCCAGTGCCGGAACGATCGCGATCTTCCCCTCGTCGTGTGCGCGGTGGATGTCGTCGACGTCGCGACACCGCATCGCGTAGTCGGAGTGGGCGATGTCGCA harbors:
- a CDS encoding dipeptidase, with the translated sequence MGSDKQYDGYQSYEYLTADEDYVSVELADMFSGYDAHEIALSDDEEARLESLVADDVVISLHDHPFYFPEDVHEDLWTYVREGRVHTAYEFLAQTPLDAAFDMHLDGLSGIHSKHGWKWDDIVHDVSMRACDIAHSDYAMRCRDVDDIHRAHDEGKIAIVPALESAAMIENELDRIELLYGMGVRCMGITYNASNSLGTGQGDIYERDGGLTAFGVDAVHRMNAVGMAVSTSHSSPQTTLDVCDVTERPIFDTHALAQTGGMGQRGSSDEELRAIADTGGVIGILSSTHLPDIETYMEHFEYVVDLVGIDHVAFGPDVLYGDHTSLLEVLAEFHGVELPESTMQNPYVKGLENPTEAWNNIPRWLVQNGYSDEEISKVLGGNVLRVLDEVW